The genomic stretch CCGGCAGCAGCTCGAGATCGTCCGGCGGGCCCTGGCTCGTGTTGTTGATGACCCGGAGGGAACGGCCTACGCGGCCCTTTCGGACGCGGGAGTTGCGGTGGCGGGCAAAACCGGCACGGCCGAAACCGGTCCGCGATCGGCGGATCACGCCTGGTTCGCCGGCTATGTCCCGGCCGACGCTCCGCGCGTGGCGTTTGCCGTGGCACTTGAACATCGCGGTTCGGCCGAGCGGGCCGCGGTGCTCGCCAAGGAACTGGTCCAGGGGCTCGAAGCTCTTGGGCTGCTAGCGGTTCCGGACACCGCGGAAATGGCCCAAATCGGTGAACCGTGAGCCGAACGAACCGCGTCGCGGTCCTGGTCCAACGAGTCGGTCTATCCGCCGCAAAGCTTTCCTGCTAAGATTCTTACATTCGGCCGTGGCCTCTGGGGGCAGCCTGACTTCGGTCAGAAGTAACACCCTGGGCGTGGCCGACTCGGAACGAGTCGATTCCGAAGGACAGCGATTCGCCGGCCGACACGACGTCGGGGCAGGTTGCTGACCGTGTTGCCTGGCGACTGCCATTAAATTCCTGGCCGGGCGACATTCCAAGAGGCGATTTGAGGCACGCCTGAATGCCTTTTGATGCCGTTCACCAGCCATACAGGGCGGTGTCCGGTCAGCCCCCGCTCTACACCCCGGCAACACCCGGCAAACGAGACCCATGCGACGCAACGACATTCGTAATATCGCCATCATCGCCCACGTCGACCACGGCAAGACGACGCTCGTCGATTGCCTGCTGCGTCAAAGCGGAGAGTTCCGCGCCAGCCAGTTGGTCGGGGAACGAATCCTCGATTCGAACGATCTGGAAAAAGAACGTGGCATCACGATTCTGGCCAAGAATATCGCGATTCCCTACGAGGGAACGAAGGTTAACCTGATCGACACGCCCGGTCACGCCGACTTCGGCGGTGAAGTCGAACGTGTACTACGGATGGCCGACGGTGCGCTGGTGCTGGTCGACGCCGCCGAAGGGCCAATGCCGCAAACGCGATTCGTGCTGTCGAAGGCGCTCGAGTTTCGCTTGAAGCCGCTAGTGATCATCAACAAGGTCGATCGCCCGGACGCTCGGCCGCGCGAAGTCGTGGACGAAACGTTCGAACTTTTTCTCGAGCTAGGTGCGGACGACGAGTTGGCCGATTTTCCGTACATTTTCACCAGCGCCCGCAACGGTTATGCCTCGCACGATCCGCAAGTGCGCGAGGGGACGATGAAGCCGCTGTTGGACATGGTGCTGGAGCACGTTCCCGGTCCCGAAATCGACGAAGCACCGCTGCAGATGTTGGTCACTACGCTCGACTGGTCCGAGTACGTCGGCCGAATCGCTGTGGGGCGCATTTACTCGGGACATATTCGGTGCGGCCAACAAGTCGCGCTGATGCAGGCCGACGATAATGTCGTGCAAGGCAAGGTCGTGGCTTTGCATGTCTTCAGCAACCTGGGACGTGTCGAAGTCGAGGAAGCGGGTGCCGGCGACATCGTGGCCGTGGTCGGTCTGGAGCAGGTCGAAATCGGCGACACGATCAGCGATCCCATCGAGCGCAACTCGCTGCCGCGCGTCGAAGTCGATCAGCCGACCCTGGAAATGATCTTCTCGGTCAACAGCTCGCCTTTGGCGGGGCGTGACGGGCGGTATCTAACCAGCCGGCACTTGCGCGATCGTCTGACGAAAGAACTGCAGCGCAACGTAGCTTTGCGTGTCCGCCAGGTGGAAGGAAGTGACGCATTCGCGGTCAGCGGACGCGGTCTGTTGCACCTGTCGGTGCTGATCGAGACCATGCGCCGCGAAGGTTTCGAAATGTCGATCGGTAAGCCGCGCGTCATCACCCGGCAGCGCAATGGCCAGACCGAAGAGCCGTACGAGACGCTGGTCGTAGAAGTTCCGCCCGATCGCCTAGGGCCCGTCATGGAGATGGTTGGCGCGCGGCGCGGACAGTTGATCGAAATGGGGACGCGTGGCGAGCTGTCGCACGTCACGTTCTCGATCCCGGCCCGCGGACTGATCGGCCTGCGAACGCGACTGCTGAATGCCACGCAGGGCACGGCCGTCATGCATCATCGCTTCGAGGCGTATCGCGCGATCTCGGGCGACGTACCAGGCCGGGCTAACGGCGTGCTGGTATCGATGTCGCCGGGCAAGGCCGTGGCCTTCGGACTCGACGGTCTGCAGGAACGGGCCGAAATGTTCATCGCTCCGGGCGAAGAAGTGTACGAGGGCATGATCGTCGGCGAGAACAGCCGCACCGGCGACATGCCGGTCAATCCGACGAAGGAAAAGAAGCTCACTAATATGCGTGCGTCGGGGAGCGATCGGAACATCATCCTCAAGCCGCCACGCGTCTTGTCGCTCGAAGAGGCGCTCGAATACATCGAGGACGACGAGCTCGTCGAAGTAACGCCTTCGATCATCCGCCTGCGCAAGTTGCTGCTGCTGGAAACCGATCGCCGCCGCGCCGCGCGTCAAAGAGCCTAGTGGCAGTGTTGAGTTCCCTGCAATTGATGCAGTGCTTATCGGCCAACGGCCGATAAGCATGTTCGCCGTCTCGTCCGTACAGTGCATGCGGAACGTAAGACATGCTTATTTGCTTGTGGCGAAAAAGCATGGCATCGGCACTGCATAGCAGATGCTGTGTGGCATCAACTCTTCTCGCGCGGCGCTCTGGCGGCTGTTTCCGCCCTTATACGGCGCCGTTACACTGACGCCGTTCGCGCAAGTGGCACATCCACCGGGCAGGAGACTCGTTCATGAAAACGCGCGTCGTGGTCTTATCCGCGTCGGTCGGCGCTGGTCATCTGCGCGCGGCCGAAGCGGTCGAGCTGGCACTGAAGCAAATCGCGCCCGACATCGAGGTGCAAAATCGCGACGTGCTCGACTTTACCAATGCCGTGTTTCGTCGGATGTACAGCAATGCCTACCTTGACTTGGTGAACTACTTTCCGCACTTCGTCGGTTATTTCTATGACTGGCTGGAAGGGGATGGTGAGGTGCGGCCCCGAACGCGCGATCGATTGCGGCAGGCGGTGCAGAAATTGAACCTGCGCGCTTTCGAGCGGTTCTTGCAGGACGAACAGTGGAGCCTGGTGATCAACACCCACTTCCTGCCCGCCGAATTGATTTCGACCCTGCGCACAAGCGGCAAGCTGAACCAACCGCAGGTCACGGTATGTACTGATTTCGACACGCATCGTTTGTGGGTCAATCAGCCCACGGATCGATACTTCTGCGCCACGGACGAAGGTTCGCTGCACCTGCAGCACTACGGTGTGCCGGCCGCGGACATCGACGTCACGGGGATTCCGATTCATCCGGTATTCGCCGAACCTGCAGATCGAGCCCGGTGTCTGGCGCAGCAGGGGCTCGTGGGCGACCGGCCGATCTTGCTGCAACTGTGCGGCGGCTTCGGCGTCGGTCCGGTCGAAGCCGTTTTTCGCAGCCTGCTGGCCGTGGAGAAACCGGCCGAGGTGGTGGTCGTCTGCGGGCGTAACGCCGAATTGAAGGAAACTCTGGAAAAGATTGAGCCCTCGGCGCGTCACCGCGTGAAGATCCTGGGGCTGACGCGCGAGATCGATCAATTAATGGCGTGCGCAGATCTGGTCGTTACGAAGCCGGGTGGGCTGACGACCTCGGAGTGTCTGGCACGGGGATTGCCCATGGTGATCGTGAATCCAATTCCCGGCCAGGAGAGTCGCAACAGCGACTTTTTGCTTGAAAGCGGTGCAGGTGTGAAGGTGAATCACGTCTGCACGCTGACGGCGAAGCTCAACGAACTTTTGCACGACACGGACCGGCTCGCCCGGCTGCGCGCCGCGGCGAAGTCGCTTGGGCATCCGGCCGCCGCGTTCGAGGTTGCCCGCCGCAGCCTGGCCGTGATCGGCGTCCGGTCGGCAACTCCGGCACATTGTTGAGCGAGCTTGAGGCTGTGTATTTGTGAGCAATACCACGGACCACGATACGCCGCCGCCAGCACCAGGCCAGAAGCTGCCCGCCAACGTCAAGCTGTTGGGCGTGACTAGCCTGGTGAATGACATTGCCAGCGAGATGATCTATCCGCTGCTCCCCGATTTGTTGCGCGGCATCATGGCCGCCAGCTACGAGCAAGTGGCGCTGGCGATCGGTGTGATCGAGGGGATCGCCGAGGCAATATCGAGCATCTTGAAGCTGTTCGCCGGCAGTTGGTCGGACCGCACCGGCCGGCGCAAGGGTTGGATCGTTACTGGCTATGCGATGGCTGCCGCGTCCCGGCCGCTGTTGGGATTGGCCGTGCTTCCCTGGCAAGTGTTGGCCTGCCGGGTCGGCGACCGCTTCGGCAAGGGAATTCGCACGAGCGCCCGCGACGCCGTGATTGCCGAAAGCACGCCCCCCGCGACGCGCGGTTGGGCCTTTGGCTTTCATCGCGCGATGGATCACTTGGGGGCCGCGATCGGACCTGTGCTGGCCACGCTGTTTCTGTGGCAATGGCCCGAACATTTGCAGACGCTGTTTCTGCTGACGATCATACCTGGCATCGTGGTCGTGGCGATCTTGATCTTCGGTCTGCGCGAACCGCCGCGCGGCGACACGGCCGCGCAACCTTTTGTGTGGTCGCTCGCGCCGCTCAGTGGAAATTTTCGACTGTATCTCGTCTCACTATTTGCTTTCACGCTGGGCAACTCGAGCGATTTGTTTCTGCTGTCGCGCAGCGGACAGCTCGGCGTGCGCGAAGAGCTGCTGCCGATTATGTGGTTCACGTTTCACGTGGCCAAAAGCGCCGGCAACTTGATCGTGGGGCGGCTGGTCGAGCGCTTGGGCGCGCGCCGCTTGATCGTCGCCGGTTGGGTCGCCTACGCTGCCGTGTATTTAGGCTTTGCGCTGGCCAGCGAGGCGTGGCACGCGTGGGCGCTCTTCATGTCGTACGCTGTCTTCTACGCGCTGACCGAACCGCCTGAGAAAACGCTCGTCGCGCAGCTCGTGCCGGGGGAGCGCAAGGGGCTGGCCTATGGCTGGTACAACTTCGCCATCGGCATCGCTGCGCTGCCGGCCAGCGTGCTGTTTGGGTATCTGTACAAAGATTTCGGCGCCTTGACCGCCTTCAGCACCGGCGCCGGTCTGGCGCTAGTGGCGGCTGTCTTACTGCTGGGAGTAAAGACTCCGGCCGTGGCGTAGCGACCCGCTGAAAGAACTTTGGCAACCGAGATCACCGAGGGCGCAGAGACGAAGAAGTCGGCGGACGGCAGACGGCAGCTTCTGCAGTTTCTTGTAGGGTGTGTCTTCTACATACCATCTCCTGATTCCTGGCTTTTAGTTTGCGCAATCTGCAGATAAACAAAAGAAGGTGCGTCACGGACGCACCCTACTTCGGGCAGGAGACCCTCGCTGGCGCTTCGGGCTAGTGTGTTTGCCCCCCGCGTGAATCGCCAATCGACAAAGCCCTCCTCGCTCATCACATCGCACTCAGCGCCCCACGCGTTCCCTGTTCATCACCTTGCCTTCTGTATTCCCTGACTGCTCTATGCCTACTTCTTTTCCTCCGTGCCTCTGCGGCTGCGTGGTGATTCCTCTACATCTCGGACGATCTCGAACGCGCCGGCCACTTCGGGCGGAATGCGGGCCAGCGAGAAGCCGGCGAACTTGACGAACGCCCATTCCGTGGCGGCCGTGGCCAGCACGACGTCGTCCTTGCGGCGGATGATTTTGTAGCGTCGCATGCACGACAACCGGCGGAAATCGGACACCCAGGTGCGCACCACGACTTCGTCCCCCTCGAAGGCCGATTGCAAATACTTGATCTCGTGCGACCGCACGACAAAGCCGGCGCCGAGCTTTTCGTACGCCTCGGTGGGCCAACCTTGCGCGGCCGAATGCGCGATCGCCGCGGCCAGCGCCCAGCGCAAATATTCCAGGTTGTTCACGTGCCCCAGCCGATCGATATGCTCGGGCGTGACGGTCAGATGATGTTCGAAGATGGCGGGCATCGGGACCCCGTCGCAGGGGAATGG from Pirellulales bacterium encodes the following:
- the typA gene encoding translational GTPase TypA, which encodes MRRNDIRNIAIIAHVDHGKTTLVDCLLRQSGEFRASQLVGERILDSNDLEKERGITILAKNIAIPYEGTKVNLIDTPGHADFGGEVERVLRMADGALVLVDAAEGPMPQTRFVLSKALEFRLKPLVIINKVDRPDARPREVVDETFELFLELGADDELADFPYIFTSARNGYASHDPQVREGTMKPLLDMVLEHVPGPEIDEAPLQMLVTTLDWSEYVGRIAVGRIYSGHIRCGQQVALMQADDNVVQGKVVALHVFSNLGRVEVEEAGAGDIVAVVGLEQVEIGDTISDPIERNSLPRVEVDQPTLEMIFSVNSSPLAGRDGRYLTSRHLRDRLTKELQRNVALRVRQVEGSDAFAVSGRGLLHLSVLIETMRREGFEMSIGKPRVITRQRNGQTEEPYETLVVEVPPDRLGPVMEMVGARRGQLIEMGTRGELSHVTFSIPARGLIGLRTRLLNATQGTAVMHHRFEAYRAISGDVPGRANGVLVSMSPGKAVAFGLDGLQERAEMFIAPGEEVYEGMIVGENSRTGDMPVNPTKEKKLTNMRASGSDRNIILKPPRVLSLEEALEYIEDDELVEVTPSIIRLRKLLLLETDRRRAARQRA
- a CDS encoding glycosyltransferase; this translates as MKTRVVVLSASVGAGHLRAAEAVELALKQIAPDIEVQNRDVLDFTNAVFRRMYSNAYLDLVNYFPHFVGYFYDWLEGDGEVRPRTRDRLRQAVQKLNLRAFERFLQDEQWSLVINTHFLPAELISTLRTSGKLNQPQVTVCTDFDTHRLWVNQPTDRYFCATDEGSLHLQHYGVPAADIDVTGIPIHPVFAEPADRARCLAQQGLVGDRPILLQLCGGFGVGPVEAVFRSLLAVEKPAEVVVVCGRNAELKETLEKIEPSARHRVKILGLTREIDQLMACADLVVTKPGGLTTSECLARGLPMVIVNPIPGQESRNSDFLLESGAGVKVNHVCTLTAKLNELLHDTDRLARLRAAAKSLGHPAAAFEVARRSLAVIGVRSATPAHC
- a CDS encoding MFS transporter; amino-acid sequence: MSNTTDHDTPPPAPGQKLPANVKLLGVTSLVNDIASEMIYPLLPDLLRGIMAASYEQVALAIGVIEGIAEAISSILKLFAGSWSDRTGRRKGWIVTGYAMAAASRPLLGLAVLPWQVLACRVGDRFGKGIRTSARDAVIAESTPPATRGWAFGFHRAMDHLGAAIGPVLATLFLWQWPEHLQTLFLLTIIPGIVVVAILIFGLREPPRGDTAAQPFVWSLAPLSGNFRLYLVSLFAFTLGNSSDLFLLSRSGQLGVREELLPIMWFTFHVAKSAGNLIVGRLVERLGARRLIVAGWVAYAAVYLGFALASEAWHAWALFMSYAVFYALTEPPEKTLVAQLVPGERKGLAYGWYNFAIGIAALPASVLFGYLYKDFGALTAFSTGAGLALVAAVLLLGVKTPAVA
- a CDS encoding acyl-CoA thioesterase; the encoded protein is MPAIFEHHLTVTPEHIDRLGHVNNLEYLRWALAAAIAHSAAQGWPTEAYEKLGAGFVVRSHEIKYLQSAFEGDEVVVRTWVSDFRRLSCMRRYKIIRRKDDVVLATAATEWAFVKFAGFSLARIPPEVAGAFEIVRDVEESPRSRRGTEEKK